The Castanea sativa cultivar Marrone di Chiusa Pesio chromosome 4, ASM4071231v1 sequence TGATGCTCTCCGGAAACACAATCTCTTCTATGATCAAGCTTTCAGTGATATAACCTTCTGTTCTGTGCTTTTGTTTCGCTCTTAAAGGATTCTCAGCATTAAGGTTGTCCCCTCTACACTTCCTAACTTGTTAGAAGATGCAAATAATGATATAGCCAAAATATGTGAATGTTTTGCAGTCAGGTTATTTAATAGAGAGATATACACTACCACATCCAACCCTTTCCGGAACAACCCATAATGCAAATAAGAGGCACACCCGACCCTTTCTGAACCAACCAATAATGCATATTAGATGCATTCAACAAACACGTTCCTGTAAATCTTCATACTCCATGAATCCAGTCAGATTACAATAATTGCAAGGACATACCCAATTTTACAACAAGGTGATGTAGTCGATTATGAGTGATAGATACTTTCTACACGTTCTTATTTACATGGACCCATCATTTTTTATCAACCACTTATAATCAAGCACATCATGTTGTATAATTGGGTGGGTGTGTCTGTAGTATTGTTGatctaattattaaaaaaaacgtGAAATAGCACAAGGAATTACATtctaaatttcaattataaaccCAACCAAAAGTACAAAGGTGATAGAAGGATGGTTTGGGGAACAGCATCATTTACTCTCGGTCCACAAAAGAATAGCCAAATAAGTTAAATGGCATAAAAGGAACTTATCATCTAATTCAGTCACAACCTGACCTACAAACAAATTCTTGAATGCGTAACTTAtcatctaaaaaaacaaattacgAGCAAAaatttctccacaaaatttCAAGCTTTCTTTGGCTTAAGGCGCTTCACCTGTGAATACAAGAAGACTCCAGAAAGAGCAACTCCAGTGCCTGCACGAAGTCCAGGACAAAAATATCTCTATGAATGGAAAGGAAGGGTCATAGTAATATAAAACTAATACCAAACAatgtaaacctttttttttccagcttAAGATCAAGCAAGTAAATTACCAAGAGTGTTGATTGGCGAGACAGGAGTTTTGAAGAAGAGGACAGAGCTAACAATGACCACCACCCGCTTCACACAATTGCCTACAGAGTGGGTAACAGGAGATACCCTCTGCAATATCATGTAGGAAACCTGCGAAGTTCAATCCATAAGTGTCAGCACTGTTCCTACTAaggaaaaatgttttaaaaatgctGACAATAAGCAGAGGCCTATGTAAAGTCCCAAATGCTTTAAAATGGTACAATGCCTCCCatgattttttctctttctaatttAAGACCTCAGTTAGCACGGTTCCTACTAGAACATTCACTTTTTACCCTCTCTCGTGTTTAACCCTATCAGACACTTCAGCATTGAGTTGATCAGAACTTATATGTGTGAGCAGTGTAACAAGGTGTAAAAGGCTTCATGAGAGAATCATTTTCTAGTCAATTTGACCAGATTGCAAGTAGTCACACCAgaccatggttttttttttttacaagtaatgagaaaattttatttaaatatcaaaaaagTATCACCCAAGTATACAAGAAGTATACACTAGGGACAAGAAACaatcaaaaacacaaattacAAACATCCATCaaagaaaaactgaaaaaatagAATGACTGCCTATTACAGACAACCAATCCAATaagtttttgaagaagaagagtttaAGATCAGTTCCTTTCAGAATCTTCAAAACTCCGGTTACACCAGACCATGGTGAGTACAACCATGTGAAAGAAAATCACATTGAGAGGCAAAAGAATATATGATGAGTAAAGCAGTATTTAGATTCCTTCAAGTAAATACATTGCAAGTATAAATGACAAACAATGTGTCATAACCTAATAATAGGCTCTAATGAGCCAAAAAATCTCCATACAAATGGTGCAAATTTCTCAAGTTTTTGTCAAATAGTTCGGTAGAATAACAGGCATATATCATTTAAACAATGAACTTAACCTATCTTGAAACAAGAGTTCATTGCTCATGAGAGCTACTTGTCCAACAATTGATATCCactatttaaaataaacaaagatgGCAGCTTTTACATATAAGAAGCTCAAGACTAGTTCTAGAAAGGTCATAATTCACGTATGAAAAACATATACATTaagagtgtgtttggatactacttattttgttgaaactgaaaaattattgctgaaagtactacAGATAAAGCTGAAAGTACTacagataaaggtaaaagttagttaaaatagtataataaagcccataaatagtgccaaaaagtgcagtggggcccatgaataataacaaaaataagttgaatagtacttttttttttcatttttcattctaacccaaacgcacactaagaaaaagaaatgagagaAGCCAGAGCATGCGAAGTGCCTCACCTGCTGATAAGCATGGAAGCAGAGTGCAGCTAGAAGAGACCTGGTGTATATTTGATTAACATTTAACCCCTGTCATggaatttaaatatataaaatgaatcAGATAGGCACCTACATTAAAGATTCTTTTCTGCGTAAAATCAAACTATAAAGACTTTTTGTTGTAGCTTTTAGCTCTTAAAAAAGTTACTCACAGCCGATTGCAGGAATGTAGGAGTAAACTTGACACCTTCCATGAAGAGAGCCACAGGGGCTAACAAGATAAAGGACATAACTGTTATTATGGAGAAGAGAGTGATGTTGTCCAAAGATTCCTGTGAAAGGATAAAATGCCGATTATGTGCCAATTCAAAtacaaactaaaaataaaatgaaaagaaataacaacAGCAGAATGTAGTATGACACACCAaacaattatttcataaatcaaaaaataaaggcaaaaagaTTAAGAACATATGCATCTCGAAAATGTTGATTACCTCTGATTTAACCATGACCTTTTTGCTAAGGACATTACGAGATTGGTTTGACAAATTGGAAGCCATAGCACTCCAGAATCCAGCCCTTCTCCAAAATAAAACAGAACGATCATATGTTATTCTTTTCACTGATAAAACTAAATCAAGTAAAGTCCTTAGTTTTACAATGCTACTGAATAGCCCATATGAAgtcacatttttttctttttgctggtAAGTAACACACCCAGTGGCATTGAACCCGCAATCTCACCctccattcattttttttcattagaagAGGTGCTATTTATGCTAGAGCTCATTGACagcccaaaattatttttagaatccTTTTTTCCCGAATGATAGAAAATACCCCTTGTCCAATAAAACTCACAAATCCCACATCTATGGTGGGTCGAACCTCATAACCCACCCCTCGAGTACCATACAACCATTCAATCCTAAATCAACAACTACATGATGCGGATATCTTTTAATCTAtgtaaacaatatatatatatatatatatatatatatatatatatatatatatatagatagatagatagatagatagataagtaaataagatttataattttatatgcaGATATAATGTTGTACCAGTTGAAAGAGGCCTCGGTGACTGATGCAAGTGCCACTCCTCCAACAATAGGTACAAGGGAAGCAACCACCCAAAAAGTGGGCAACTGTATGAGAACGAGGATAATAGTTAGAATCAAAACAACTTGATGAATGATGCtcattataaaaattgaaattcttgCATAGAAATCATTTCAACAAAACTTAAGAATACAAAGGAAACTTTACTGGAAACTAACTAAAGCTGTCAATGCTATCATACTACAGAATTATATATTTCAATCAGTTTCATCTCCAGTCTCCATCCAGTTTCTGTGATTGATTGTATAGTACCCAGTTGTATACTTGAGTGACtcttttttgatatcaataaaaatttcactacttattagaaaaaaaaaatcatctccACCCAATCTTGGTGATCCAAAGAcataaaaaaaaggggcaaaatagaaaaggaaattcGCACCTCCCCCAAAAACATAGCAGATAGGACAACAGAGAAGAAGGGCTCCATAGCCTTGATCGTGTGAGTGAATGACACTGCAACTTTTCCAAGACTCATATTCGTGAAAACGTTCCCTAATGTATGCACCACTGCCAGTGGCAATATCACTGCAAGCTGTCAAGAAGTTACTCACAAATAAGAATCACTACACAAAATCAAGACCAGTACACTAAATACTAAACCTTTCACACCACATCAAATACCTGTGAACTGCTAACATTTGGCTTTTTGTAGAGATTAAGACCCCACATTAAAGAAACAACTACAGTACCAACAGCAAACTGAATTGCAGTGACAGTTACCGGGTATGGGTACACCTTCAAAACCTGTGATCAAAACATGTGTCACAAATCAGCTCCAATCTCATACTGAATTATTGGTCAAGTATtaacacacattaaattcaagtGTCTCACAATCAGCAGCCTGATTTGAACTAAACCCTAAAGACCCAAGTAAAaactaattataatttttctgATAAAATTAAAGTTACCAAAGTACATTTTTTCAGGTAATTTCCAAAGTCTAATTATTAATCAACATCAACTATAAAATTTGATGACACGCCATTGTTGATTTTTTGGATCATACAAGTGTTTCTTTTGTAATTGTTTGTGAAAGCTCACATTTTGACCACTCCTAATAAATTCTTTTACTTTATAATAATATCTTTTTGCTTTCAAAAAGTGATTCACGTTACAAAGCTCACTTTAATTATAATTCTTCTGGTAAAATTAAAGACACCAAAGTACATTTTTTCGGGGTAATTTCCAAAATCTAATTATTGATCAACATCAACCATAAACACAGCTAAGAGTATCAGATAAAATTTGAGGACGCACCATTGTTGATTTTTTGGATCATACAGAGTGTTTCGCTTGTAATTGTAAACGAAAGATCACATTTTGATCACTCCTTCAAATAAATTCTTTTACTTTATAGTAATAatcttttttactttcaaaGTGATTTTTCTCAGAAAGCTTTCCCACCAAAACAGAGTTCCAAGAAAAACAGAGTTTTCAGTACATTACAAAGCTCActttaattcttttcttttcatttccttCACTATACGATCTAACAATAAATTTTCCACAAATTTCAACACTCAAAAACCTAATCAAAATCACGCAAATCCACAATCCTCAAccttcaaattttcaacaaccaaaacaaaccAGCAACACATTTTTCTCAAAgctcaaaaccaaatcaaatagCAACAACACATTCGCTCAAAAGAACAAAGCCAAATACACAAAATTTCACGACGAAAATCCACAAATTCtcaatctagaaaaaaaaaattttcaaaaaacgaAAGTGAAGCGAAACCGAACCTGCTTGTTGTAGATGTTGAAGTAGATATTGAAGAGGTACCAGAGGCCAAACAAGGCGCCGAGCTCCAAGGTCTTGAACAAGGCACTCGATTCGGGTTTCTCTCCGGCGGCTTCGGGCACCGAAGTCGCCTTAACCTCGAAACGGTTCGTTTCCGCATCGGAATAACACGGCGGCGGCGCATTCCAAGGTCTGAGCTTGAACGGCGacgaagaagacgaagaagagaGAGACCAGGATCGGCGAGTAGAGAGATTCACATTGAAGGAATCGCTGTTGAGGTTCGAAGACGACGAAGAAGCGCGAATGGGATCGAATCTAGGGTTGAAGCTGAAGCTCGAAGGCTGCCTCCGTGACTTTAGGAGAGAGAGCGATGGCGAAGGAGAAGCGAGTGTGAACGACGCGCTCTGCATTTTCGAAAGCACTCAAAGCttttgtgtgagagagagatctcagagagagagagagaaagaagggtTTAtagatttagagagagagagatatttagGCGTTGGAAAGTCGTTCGAGGAAGAGAGGGTAGTTGGGTTTGGTGGAGTGAAGTGGGAGACgaaatgaaaaggaaagaaaaaaaaaaaaacggaatCGGAAATGTCTCGCATATTCTTTGGGATTCTTTCTTTTGTGTCTAATattagtattaaattttttttactataaattttttttttaatttaaattaagatttcaaaaaaaaaaaaaattatgagataCTATAAATTTGGATGTATATCCTTATAGAGAAAGTCTAGGACACAACTATAGTTTTGTGTCATAGTTTTTGATATGATCAATTGTACATGGATAATTTATGTGTGAAAGTACAGAATTACAATTGATTAGACTTTGATATAGTTATTTGTAAGTAAGACCACTTCAGTTTCAGTTTGTTGTTGTAAATGATGTGGGTTTTTGAAGCATTGTTATCCTGAATTCTGTAAATTTTGGGTTGTGTTGATTAGGTGTAGctgttttatataatatatatataaatttttaaaatttttgtaaccagaattaaaaaattagatttaaaaatatacagTTTCAAATCAGAATGTCAAACTCAAAACATTCAcgtaattttatcaatttagtcaatcaaattttaatcctattctctctttttttatttctttctaatTAGTCAATTGTTAGTCTTttggttttccaaaaaaaagaaaatttattttgttatcaaGACTAGATACATCGAATCTTGccaatctggaaaaaaaaaaagtattttgttataagattattaaaaatatatatactttttaaattAACAGTTTCAAATCAGGGTGTCAAATTCAAAcagatattttattaatttagtcTATCAAATTTTCATCctaatccttttttttctttttctttttctttaattagtcaatttttcaCTAAATAGTCAAATGATAAAGTCTTTtggttctaaaaaaaagaaatcttttGTTATCAAGACTAGGTACGTTGAATCTTGCCTCtaacaaaagaaaacatattaatattttgatataaagataaataattactCATACGAAGCGTGTGTCAAAACTTTCAAATCTGTATCAtatttacatgaaaaaaaaaaaagtttctatcTTTAACTCTTGGAAATAATGTTATTAAATGAGTCTGGCTAGTTGGACCGGTAACCTGATGACCCAGTACATAAACCGGATAATCAATTATATTGGAAGAGTACATGACTTGGtcaaaaccaataaaatttaGTGGATTTTAAGCAACCCGTGTAACCCAGCTGAGTTTATAAATTGcataaaattacattattagATCCactttgatgatgcaaagaaaatcagtaggctggatgcttcggacttgaaagaaCTATTTGCTCTATCAAcggcctgaaaaaagaaagaaaagcaatcaaaggtgaccggggctgccggccaaaaactctccgatgacaaagt is a genomic window containing:
- the LOC142631497 gene encoding phosphoenolpyruvate/phosphate translocator 1, chloroplastic-like produces the protein MQSASFTLASPSPSLSLLKSRRQPSSFSFNPRFDPIRASSSSSNLNSDSFNVNLSTRRSWSLSSSSSSSPFKLRPWNAPPPCYSDAETNRFEVKATSVPEAAGEKPESSALFKTLELGALFGLWYLFNIYFNIYNKQVLKVYPYPVTVTAIQFAVGTVVVSLMWGLNLYKKPNVSSSQLAVILPLAVVHTLGNVFTNMSLGKVAVSFTHTIKAMEPFFSVVLSAMFLGELPTFWVVASLVPIVGGVALASVTEASFNWAGFWSAMASNLSNQSRNVLSKKVMVKSEESLDNITLFSIITVMSFILLAPVALFMEGVKFTPTFLQSAGLNVNQIYTRSLLAALCFHAYQQVSYMILQRVSPVTHSVGNCVKRVVVIVSSVLFFKTPVSPINTLGTGVALSGVFLYSQVKRLKPKKA